One genomic window of Cannabis sativa cultivar Pink pepper isolate KNU-18-1 chromosome 2, ASM2916894v1, whole genome shotgun sequence includes the following:
- the LOC115719073 gene encoding uncharacterized protein LOC115719073 encodes MTFAAWFEEGLRAWTVSEKLEASMIVWAIWKRRNELVWNSKRPEVSEVVTLAKLNFIDWYNAHKDIVPTHDVNGSDIEVLEHWTAPQFPVIKVNVDGAIFANERRFGIGLVARTATGVVLQAKSLLKEGVLKPHVVAAIGIKEALSWIKDNRWNMLWWSRIV; translated from the coding sequence ATGACATTTGCAGCCTGGTTTGAAGAGGGCCTTCGGGCGTGGACTGTGTCCGAGAAGCTTGAGGCTTCTATGATAGTTTGGGCCATATGGAAGCGTCGAAATGAGCTAGTTTGGAACTCCAAAAGACCCGAGGTTAGTGAGGTTGTCACATTAGCTAAGTTGAACTTTATTGATTGGTATAATGCTCATAAGGACATCGTTCCTACTCATGATGTTAATGGTTCGGATATTGAAGTTCTAGAGCATTGGACCGCCCCTCAATTTCCTGTGATTAAAGTTAATGTTGATGGTGCAATCTTCGCTAATGAGAGGCGTTTTGGCATTGGTTTGGTAGCAAGGACAGCGACTGGGGTTGTCTTACAAGCTAAGAGTTTACTCAAAGAGGGTGTGTTGAAGCCTCACGTGGTGGCAGCAATTGGCATAAAAGAGGCTCTGAGTTGGATTAAAGACAACAGATGGAACATGTTGTGGTGGAGTCGGATTGTTTGA
- the LOC133033882 gene encoding uncharacterized protein LOC133033882 yields the protein MSDLPRFVVIKSKQNGKYLTKLTKEESIAKGLSETFVHFRGEDVTSPLVKFELERAKTKPGWVHIRYCYNNKYLTMQSNYSWYFLASADKPLEEDETDWKNTMFKPIKITQGSDVFYRFQHVKERYACLWRSEKDYEDGLYAGDTWATDFDTFKVLDWESLVIFPKTTVAFRPQNGSWYLNSKQDMYMRVLRDANNIFDQSVAHEISTVGDGYVRIKNLSTNQFWYANGYVRNELNSDPTNTYSMFFPIKVAENVVVLRSLVYNKFLSMNNPGVDKDIVLSATESNIIDKTKFIVVERVISKKIYNINFRHENGHVYNLSVIEKSQAVADNPGDEHKTMSLTLEYNKTRSIALRNSISLISDVKPIVEVNTIPLIVNKEKIELSAEQISGVGQWGTTNTFDTSTKTNYVVDVPPKTRTIITLVVTQATCEVPFSYAQKDTFYDGTSKIVEMEDGMYIGVNVFNMQIKTSNETLP from the coding sequence atgtcGGATTTGCCAAGATTTGTGGTTATCAAATCCAAACAAAATGGAAAATACTTGACAAAGTTAACTAAGGAAGAGAGCATCGCAAAGGGGCTCTCAGAAACGTTTGTGCATTTTCGAGGAGAGGATGTTACGAGTCCTTTGGTGAAATTCGAATTGGAGAGAGCCAAGACAAAGCCGGGATGGGTTCACATACGTTATTGCTACAACAACAAATACCTGACCATGCAATCTAATTATTCCTGGTATTTCTTGGCCTCAGCTGACAAGCCCCTTGAGGAAGATGAAACAGATTGGAAAAATACCATGTTCAAGCCTATCAAAATTACTCAGGGCAGTGACGTATTTTATCGATTTCAACATGTCAAGGAGCGTTACGCTTGTCTTTGGAGGTCGGAAAAGGATTACGAAGATGGTCTCTATGCAGGCGATACATGGGCGACCGATTTTGATACTTTCAAAGTCTTGGATTGGGAATCGCTTGTCATATTTCCCAAAACTACCGTTGCCTTTAGACCGCAAAATGGTAGCTGGTATCTCAATAGCAAACAAGACATGTATATGAGGGTGCTCAGAGATGCCAACAATATCTTCGACCAATCGGTTGCACATGAGATCTCTACCGTAGGCGATGGTTATGTTCGCATAAAGAACCTTTCCACCAACCAATTTTGGTATGCCAACGGATATGTGCGGAATGAACTCAACTCCGACCCCACCAACACATATTCGATGTTCTTTCCCATTAAGGTCGCCGAAAATGTCGTGGTGCTGCGTAGTTTGGTATACAACAAGTTTTTGTCTATGAATAATCCTGGTGTTGACAAAGACATAGTTTTATCTGCCACAGAGTCTAACATTATCGATAAAACCAAGTTCATAGTGGTGGAGCGCGTAATATCTAAGAAAATCTACAACATCAATTTTCGCCACGAGAATGGCCACGTTTATAACCTCAGTGTCATCGAGAAGAGCCAAGCAGTGGCTGACAACCCCGGGGACGAACATAAAACTATGAGCTTGACGCTTGAGTACAACAAAACAAGATCAATTGCGCTTCGCAACAGTATTTCGCTAATATCAGACGTTAAACCAATTGTTGAAGTTAATACAATTCCGTTGATAGTTAATAAGGAAAAGATCGAATTGTCAGCTGAGCAAATTAGTGGTGTAGGACAGTGGGGAACAACAAATACTTTCGACACATCAACAAAGACAAATTACGTTGTTGATGTGCCTCCGAAGACTAGAACAATTATTACACTGGTAGTGACACAAGCAACGTGCGAAGTTCCATTTTCGTATGCTCAAAAGGATACTTTTTACGACGGAACTTCCAAAATTGTGGAGATGGAAGATGGGATGTATATCGGAGTTAATGTTTTCAACATGCAGATCAAAACCAGCAATGAAACACTGccctaa